In the Tenuifilum sp. 4138str genome, AACTCCAGCGAGCGCTATTAGGTTCACCCATATACTTTGGTCGTGGCTAATTACTCCCGCTGTGGCAAAAAGGGCTATAAAAAAGAAAACGGCGAGAGGATTGGAGCCAGTTAGTAGAAGAACCGACATAAAGTCTTCAAGCAAATTGCTCTTTTTGCGTTTGTTCCGTTTAAGCTGCGAAATTGGATTTGTAGCGAAAATCTTTAAACCAAGTAAAACTACAATAACTCCGCCAATCAGTTCGATAATTGTTTGTCGTTCTTCCAGAAAGCTGATTATGAACGAAAGGCTAAACCCTGCAATGGCAGCAAAAAGGGTATCGGCAGTGGCTGCGCCTAAACCAGAAAGGAAACCGCTAATTTTACCCTTGTTGATAGTTCGTTGTACGCAGATAACCCCAATGGGCCCAAGCGGTATGCTTGCAGCCAATCCTATAATCATTCCTTTGATTAGCAGGGTTAAAAGCATGGTAGTTCCGTTCATAGATGCGGTGCAAATATACCAATAATTAGCAAATAACTGACCGTTATGTTTTGGGAATTGAGAAATAGTGTTAAACTAAAGCGTATTTTTTACTAAAAGCCTTGGCTCAAGCATTTCGAGCATGGCATACTTGACTCCCTCGCGCCCAAAGCCTGAGTTTTTAATTCCACCGTATGGCATATGGTCTACCCTAAAGGTTGGGACATCGTTAATAATTACGCCGCCAACACGTAACTCATTGAATGCAAAATTCATTTCATCGAGCTGATTGGTGAAAATGCCTGCCTGCAACCCATATTCCGATTGGTTTATGAGGTTTACTGCTTCGTGAAAATTGGTGTAGGGTTCAAGTGTAACAACAGGGCCAAAAACCTCCTGGGCGCAAACCTTCATGCTGCTGGTGGTGTTGGTAAGAACTGTGGGCGGGAAAAATGAGCCCTGGCGTTTACCCCCGAGCAATAGTCTAGCGCCAGCCTCAACCGCTTCGTTCACCCATTCCTCTACTCTAATTGCATTTTCCTCGTCAATCATTGATGAAATGTCGGTGTCGGTGTCCAACGGGTTCCCATTCTTTAGTTTTACAGCGCCTTGTATGAACTTTTCGGAAAAGGCTGTGAAAACCGATTGATGTACATATATACGCTGGGTGTGAATGCATACCTGACCAGCATAGGCAAAGGCTCCGCTCAGGCACTTGGTAACGGCCTGTTCAAGGTTGGCAGATGGAGTTACTATTACACCTGCGTTGCCACCAAGTTCAAGCACCACGCGCTTATGACCAGCCTGGCTTTTCATTTTCCAACCAACCTGTGGCGAACCGGTAAAGGATAGTAAGGCAAACCTAGGATCGGTTACCAGCTTGTTACCAACCTCGCGGTTAGTGGGTAGTATAGATAGCGCACCCTTGGGAAGCGAAGTGGAACTCACTACCTCTGCAAGTTTTAGTGACGATAGG is a window encoding:
- a CDS encoding aldehyde dehydrogenase family protein, which produces MALPEIFPYIGGEFISTNETYQVHCPWDNSPIAKVHLAGEKELEQAILLAQQAERPMAELAAYEKYEILMQIAHGIKGKRDDFAKTLALEACKPIKLAYGEIDRAIQTFIIAAEEAKRPPAELIRIDWTPQGKGKEGLVKYFPIGLIAGIAPFNFPLNLSVHKIAPAIAAGCPIILKPARSTPLSSLKLAEVVSSTSLPKGALSILPTNREVGNKLVTDPRFALLSFTGSPQVGWKMKSQAGHKRVVLELGGNAGVIVTPSANLEQAVTKCLSGAFAYAGQVCIHTQRIYVHQSVFTAFSEKFIQGAVKLKNGNPLDTDTDISSMIDEENAIRVEEWVNEAVEAGARLLLGGKRQGSFFPPTVLTNTTSSMKVCAQEVFGPVVTLEPYTNFHEAVNLINQSEYGLQAGIFTNQLDEMNFAFNELRVGGVIINDVPTFRVDHMPYGGIKNSGFGREGVKYAMLEMLEPRLLVKNTL
- a CDS encoding LysE family translocator, with the translated sequence MNGTTMLLTLLIKGMIIGLAASIPLGPIGVICVQRTINKGKISGFLSGLGAATADTLFAAIAGFSLSFIISFLEERQTIIELIGGVIVVLLGLKIFATNPISQLKRNKRKKSNLLEDFMSVLLLTGSNPLAVFFFIALFATAGVISHDQSIWVNLIALAGVFLGGALWWYILTSTVNYFRRHFRLKQLWWINKISGAVIFTLGGLAILNVIHKVFF